GGGTCGGCTCCTTCTGCGGTAGCGCGATATCGTCGATCTTGAGCGTGCCGTCCGGAGTGATCTCCGCATTGGCGGCGGGCGGGCGACGGATCATCACCGATTGCGTGGTGATGGCGACGCGCGGCTTGCCGCGTTCGGCACGCCGGGACGACTGATCGCCGCAGGCGGCGAGTGTGCACAGCAACAGCGCCATGCAGAGCATCACGAACTTGTTCATGGGGTCGAAGGGTCGAGGGAAGCGCACTAGTGTAATCCCGCGCCGGTCGATCGGCCGGGCAGGGGGCTACCGGGAGCGCTGACAACATGTCGCAGGTCCTTCACCTGTGAGGTGGGGCCGCTTTCGCGCAGTCTCGACGATCGAACGGCAACTGCGCAGGTCAACCCATGCGCAGCCGCCAAAGCGCCGCGTTCAAAGGTGGCCAACGCACCTGGCGGGCGGTCGTCAGGCGGATGCGGGCGGTGCGCTCAGAACTGCGGCGTACAGCGTTGGTACCTGCCGCTTCCGGGTACAGACCGTGCCCGCCTGGCGGTGAGCACGGTCGTGTTGCCGGCCGCTGTTAGTTGCGGCAATTGTCGACATCGTGTTGCGTCAGGCTCGAGTACGGTGCGAACGCGGGCACCAGTTGTGCAGCGGCGTCCTGCGCGGTGCGTAGTTTGCCCAGCTGATCGCAGATCTGCATGGCCTTGTTCTTGAAGGTTTCCGCTTCGGCTTGGATCTTGTCGCCGATTTGATCCGGGTTGCCGCTGAGCACGCCCTTGAGCGCTTCGCCCGCCGCATGTGCGCCGAAAGCCGCACCCTGGGTGCCGATATCGACACCTTTGCTGGCCACGCCCTGGACCTGCGCGTAGTAGCTGCGCATGGCTTCACGCTGTGCCTGGTTCAAGGCCACCGGCTTGCCCCCGATGCTGAGCGCCCCATCCACGCCGATGGAGGCGGCGGGCAGGCCCTGGCGTTTGAGCGTCAGGCTCTTGCCGTTGAAGGTCACGCCGGCGCTGTCGTTCTCGCCCGACACCACCACCTTCGGCTCGGACTTGCCGCAGCCCACCAGCAACACGCTGGCCATTACCGCAGAAATAAGCAGTTTCATACGCTATCCCCCGAATGAAGAGTTACTTGTCCGCCGGTACGCGCGTAGCGCCGCCCACATCGCTGGCGCTGATGTCGCCGCTGCCCTTGCGCGCAAGGCTCACATCGCCACTGACCTTGCGCACCTCGATCGAGCCGGACTTGATCGCCTCGATCATGACGCTTCCCTGCACGTGCTCGATCTCCATCTCGCCCGACCCCACGGTGCCGACGGTGACGTTGCCTGCCACCTCGCGCAATGTGACCTCGCCGGAGCCGACCGTGCCGACGTCGGTTGCGCCACGGATCTGCCTGGCCTTCAGGTCGCCCGAGCCCACCGCCAGTACACGCAGCGCACCGATATCCTCCAGCTCGATGTCGCCGGAGCCCACCTTGGCGGTGACACGTCCCTTGCTGCGGCGGACGGTCATATCGCCCGAGCCGACATCGGCGCTGACCGATGCGGCACCGGTGATCTCGGCATCACCGGAACCCACATCGAACTGCACCAGCAGGGTGTTCGGCACGCTGCCGCGCAGGTCCAGGTACGAATAGTTTTCGCCGATGGACATGCGGATCAGGCGGTCTTCGGCCAGGGTCACCACCAGCTTGTCGCCGACCCGCTTCTGGGTCACGGTCAGCTGCTTGAGCAGCTCGGCCTTGGCCGCACAGGCACGACCATGCAGGCGTCCGCCGGTACCGGGCGCGGCGTCCAGGCGCAGGTCGTTGGAGGCGACTTCGAACACCACCGACTTCACTCCCCTCAGTTGCAAGTCCAGGCTGCGCGGCTCGGAGAACCTGCATTGCTCTTCGGCAGCCGCGGCGCCGGGCAATGCGAACAGAAGGGCCAGGGTCAGGGGCAGGCGCATGGAATGTCCTTCAGGCTTCGGAGCGCCGGCGGCGCAGGTAGATGGAGGCGACGATCAGGGCCACACCGATGGCGGCACCGATCCAGATATCGGCATTGCCGTAGACGCGTGCGCTGTCGGTGTGCTGCAGGGCCCACTGCACCAGGTCGCTGGGGTTCTGCATGGCGCTGCTGTCCAGGTTGCCGCTGACTGCACGCGGCGACCAGGTGCCTGGCAGCGCGCTGAGCAGGCCGCGATAGGCGACGATGTACCAGATCCAGCCGATCGGCAGCGACACGCCCGGCATCGCCGACAGGATGCTCAGCATCACGCAGGCCAGCAGCGGGAACAGCACCGCCCACAGGAACGGCTTGCTGTTGGCCCAGGCCGAGCAGAACATCAGCCAGCCAACGGTGGGCAACGACCACAGCAGGCTCATCGGCACGGTCTTGAGCAGCAACCAGAGCATCGTGAACGGATGCGAGTGGGTGGCCATCGCCCAGGGGCTGGGTGCACCGGCGATCAGGGCGCCGACGATGGCGATCAGCCACAGCGCCAGACCTACCACCAGGCCGATCGCGATGGCGATCAGCGGCGCCAGCAACAGCGCCCAGGCTGCCTTCGACAGTACCGTCTGTACATCCGACACCGGCAGCGATTTCCAGAACAGCACGCTGCGGTCGCGGCGATCGTCGTACAGGCTGCCCAGTGCGTAGAAGAACACCACGAAGGCCAGCACCACCGAGGCGATGCCGATCCCGCCCAGCAGCAGGCCGTCGCCAACCTGGCCCAGGGTGCGGGTGTACTCGGCCATGTCGTCCAGCTTGACGCTGTCGCCAACCATGTTGCGGCGCGCGGTGATCGCACCTATCACCGCGCCCAGCAGTGCGAAGAACACGGCGATGCCGCCGGTGATCACCTGCGCCCAGACGAAGCCGCCACGGTGTTCCCAGTATTCGCGTTTGAGCAGCCAGCCGAAGCTGCGGGCAGGCGATGCGTGCGTGGTCACAGTGTTCATGCGTAGGTCCCCTTCATGACGGCAACAAACAGGTCGGCCAGGCCGGGATTGCGGGTTTCGCCAAAGCCGGCGAGCTGTGCCTTGGGCACCCCATCGAACAGCATCACGGTCTTGCCGAACGGCAGGCTGCGCTCGTCGATCGGCTTGAGCGCACGCACGGTATCCAGGTGCTCGGCGCCGACCAGCACTTCGGTATAGCGCTCGGCCACGTCTTCCATATCGGCGGTCAACACGATGCGGCCATCGCGGATGAACAGCACATCGGTCAGGATGTGTTCGATTTCTTCGACCTGGTGGGTGGTGACGATGATGGTCTTCTGCTCGTCGAAGTAATCCTCCAGCAGGCGCTGGT
The window above is part of the Xanthomonas campestris pv. badrii genome. Proteins encoded here:
- a CDS encoding DUF2884 family protein; this translates as MKLLISAVMASVLLVGCGKSEPKVVVSGENDSAGVTFNGKSLTLKRQGLPAASIGVDGALSIGGKPVALNQAQREAMRSYYAQVQGVASKGVDIGTQGAAFGAHAAGEALKGVLSGNPDQIGDKIQAEAETFKNKAMQICDQLGKLRTAQDAAAQLVPAFAPYSSLTQHDVDNCRN
- a CDS encoding DUF4097 family beta strand repeat-containing protein, coding for MRLPLTLALLFALPGAAAAEEQCRFSEPRSLDLQLRGVKSVVFEVASNDLRLDAAPGTGGRLHGRACAAKAELLKQLTVTQKRVGDKLVVTLAEDRLIRMSIGENYSYLDLRGSVPNTLLVQFDVGSGDAEITGAASVSADVGSGDMTVRRSKGRVTAKVGSGDIELEDIGALRVLAVGSGDLKARQIRGATDVGTVGSGEVTLREVAGNVTVGTVGSGEMEIEHVQGSVMIEAIKSGSIEVRKVSGDVSLARKGSGDISASDVGGATRVPADK
- a CDS encoding ABC transporter permease — encoded protein: MNTVTTHASPARSFGWLLKREYWEHRGGFVWAQVITGGIAVFFALLGAVIGAITARRNMVGDSVKLDDMAEYTRTLGQVGDGLLLGGIGIASVVLAFVVFFYALGSLYDDRRDRSVLFWKSLPVSDVQTVLSKAAWALLLAPLIAIAIGLVVGLALWLIAIVGALIAGAPSPWAMATHSHPFTMLWLLLKTVPMSLLWSLPTVGWLMFCSAWANSKPFLWAVLFPLLACVMLSILSAMPGVSLPIGWIWYIVAYRGLLSALPGTWSPRAVSGNLDSSAMQNPSDLVQWALQHTDSARVYGNADIWIGAAIGVALIVASIYLRRRRSEA